Part of the Natranaerovirga pectinivora genome is shown below.
ACCTTTTTTCTTAAGAAGTATTAATAGTTGGTCTAAGTCCATATCGATACTCACTCCTATTATTGATAGAATAATAATATCAAATTCATAATTCAGGTGCAAGGGAATTATTCTGTAGGTCATGTTGGTTGACTTATACCCTTTAATAAGGTAAAATTCATAGTGAACTAGTGGTGTGGACTCCAGTGAAATTAATAAAGAGATAGGAGTTTTATATGAAATTATTAAATAAATTAGAGAGAAAATTTGGTAAGTATGCAATACATAACTTAATGTTCTATATTGTTATACTGAATATAATAGGGTTTATTCTTATTTACCTTGATCCAAGAAATATTGTAAAATTATATTTAATACCAGAGATGTTTTTTGCAGGGGAATATTGGAGAGTTTTTACTTTTCTAATGATTCCGCCAACAGATAGCATTATTTTCTTTGCATTTGTATTGTATTTTTACTACCTAATAGGTAATACTTTAGAGTCCAATTGGGGTACCTTTAAATTTAATGCTTATTATTTTATTGGCGTATTAGGAACAATTACTGCAGCTTTAGTATTTAAGTATCCAATGACGACGGTATATTTGAATTTATCTTTATTTCTTGCATTTGCAAAACTTTTTCCAGACTTTACAATTAACCTGTATTTTATTTTACCAATTAAGATAAAATATTTAGCTTGGATTCAATGGGGATTTTTCATATATACACTGATAATGGGTAATAATATAGAGAGAATAGCTATTACAGTAGCTTTAGTAAATTATTTTCTCTTCTTTGGTAAAGAATACTTTAGCAAGCAAAAAGCTTATTCTAGAAAACAAAGTTTTCAAAAGAAAGCTCAACCAAGTAAACACACAATTCATAAATGTACAACTTGTGGAAAAACGGAAAAGGATGACCCTAATTTAGAATTTAGATACTGTTCTAAATGCAATGGTCATTATGAATATTGTTCTGAACATTTATTTTCGCACAATCATAAAAACTGATTAAATAAATTATATTGAGAAGTTTACTGTAAGTTCCAACAAATTAAATGTAAAAACATACAAAAAAATATAAAATTTAACAAAAAATAAATTGATTAATTGTGCAAAGTTAATTATAATCTAATAAGGCTGGAGTTTAATTTTTTAGGTAAACTCTTTAATAATGTTTTCTATACCATAATAATGGAAAAGCTATAAATTATAAGATAAAAATACAATGGAGGATTATATGAAAAAGACTAAAATAATATGTACGATTGGACCTGCTAGTGAAAAAGAAGAGGTTCTAGTTAAATTAATGGAAAACGGAATGGATATTGCTAGGTTGAATTTTTCTCATGGTGATTATGAAGAGCATTTAAACCGTATCAATATTATTAAAAAATTAAGAAAAGAGACTGGAATTCCAACAGCTATTCTTTTAGATACAAAAGGACCAGAAATTCGTACTGGTGAATTTGAAGGTGGAGAAGCTGTTTTAAAAGCAGGTGAAGAATTTGTTATCACAACAAAAGAAGTTGTAGGAAATGACAAATTAGCTTATGTAACTTATGAAAACATCACTAAGGATGTAAAACCAGGAAATACAATCTTAATTGATGATGGTATTATTGTACTTACTGTTAAAGAAGTAAAAGAAACAGAAGTAATTTGTGTTATTAAAAGCGGTGGAGAAGTAGCTAACAGAAGAGGGGTTAATATACCTAATGTAAATATTAGTTTGCCTCCAATCACTGAAAAAGATAAAAACGATATTATCTTTGGTATTAAAAATGATATTGATTTTATTGCAGCATCATTTGTAAGAACAGCAGGAGCGGTAAGAGAAATTAAACAAATATTAAAAGATCACAATGCAGAGCATATTCAAATAATCGCTAAAATTGAAAACCAAGAAGGGTTAGATAATTTAGATGCTATTATAGAAGAAGCTGATGCTATAATGGTTGCTAGAGGAGATTTAGGTGTTGAAATTCCAACAGAACAAATCCCTAGAGTACAAAAAATGATGATTGAAAAATGTAATGAAGCGTGTAAACCAGTAATTACAGCAACACATATGCTTGATTCTATGATTAGAAATTCAATTCCTACAAGAGCAGAGGTTACTGATGTTGCTAATGCTATTTATGATGGAACAGATGCAATTATGTTATCAGGAGAAACAGCTAAAGGTAACTATCCATTAGAAACTTTACAAACTATGGTTAGAATTGCTGAAGCTACAGAAGAAACTTTAGATTATTCTTTAATGTTAAAAATTAGAAAAATGGCAAGAACTGAAAATATTGCTAATGCAGTGAGTTTTTCATCTTGTGCAACAGCTTTAAATCTTGATGCAAAAGCTATTGTAAGTGCTACTTTCTCTGGATTTACTGCAAGAATGGTATCAAAATTTAGACCAAAAGCACCAATTATTGGTGTATCACCATTGGAAACAGTTCAAAGAAAAATGCAATTATACTGGGGTGTAGTGCCAGTTGTTGTAAATGAAGTAGATTCAATTGATAAAATAATTGATTTAGCTGTAGAAGAAATAAAAGTACGTAAATATGTAAACCAAGATGATCTAGTTGTTATAACGGCAGGTGTTCCAGCAGCAACGCCTGGAGTAACAAATATGATGAGAGTAGAAAAAGTTAAATAATAGATAAAAATTAGTTAAGGTAGGCATGTAATTATTATATGCCTACCTTTTTTAACGTGTATTTAGTTATTTAGTTTTAGTTATAACTTAAGAAACATATGTCTTTGGTCGTTTCTGCATCAAGGTTAAACTGGTCTGTTAAGGTCTTAAGATACATTGTTAGATTCACTAAATTTTGATTGGCTTTAATCATACTATCAATGATACAGGTTTGATCTTCAGTAGTTGCTGCAACTTCTTGAGCACATGATGCATTTTCTTCTGCAATGCTAGATAAGTTTGTCATTATACAAGAAATTTCATTTTTCATACTATCCATTTCCATACCTATAGAGTTAATTGTTTTTACAATTGATTCAGCTTCTTTTATTACACTAGCTATATGTTGGTACTTTTTTTCAGATTCAGAGACAGAGTCTATTTGATGCTGAATGACTTTAGTAGATGCTTGTATTGATTTAACGACTTCTTTTGAATTTAATTGTAATTCGGTAATAACCTTATTTATATCATTTGCTGATTTTGAAGATTGTTCTGCTAACTTTCTTATCTCATCAGCTACAACAGCAAAGCCTTTGCCATGCTCCCCAGCCCTAGCTGCTTCAATAGCTGCATTTAGAGCTAATAAGTTGGTCTCTTCAGATATATTGTTAATTAATATACTGGCCTCATTAATTCTATTTGCACTTTTATCAGTTGCATACACGAGTTTGGATATTTTATCAAATAATGCATTTGTTGATTCAGTGTTTTTGTATAATAAGGACATGGTACTTAAACCATCTTGTATCTCAGAATTAATAGAAGTAAAAGAGTCATTTAATTCATCTAAATAATCATGCTGAGAATCAATATTATTGCCTAGTAGGTTGGTTTTGTCTTTTCCTAAAATAATTAACTCAGCTTGTTCTATAGAGCTATGAGAAATTTGATTAATAGAATGATTAATATCAGTTAAGGCAGTTATATAGTTTTCAGTGGAAGATTTCAATTGATGCGTATCATCAGAAACTTCTTGAGTCGTTTCCTTAACTTTACCAATAATTAAAGAGATATTTTTCGTAATTTCATTAAATATATTGCTTAATAAGCCTAGTTCATCTCTTCTGTTTGTTAAATGTGAATCTAGAGTTAAATTAATATTACCTTTTGATACAGGCGCTACCTTAGTAGCAATTAATCTAATGGGGCGAGTTAAGTAATTGCTTATGATGAGTGTAAAAACAATGGATATTATTAGAACAAGAGTTGAAACAATAACAAGTAGAAATATTAAATGTTTTAAAGAATATAAAACATCCTTGGAATCAAATATCATACCAAAGTACCAGTTATTATAATTTAATGGATTAAAATTTATATAATATGAATTATTGTCATTGTTTTTTACTATTGGCTCAGTGCTACTTATAGATAACAGTTCATTATAAAAACTTTGGTCTAAAATAGTATTTCCTTCAGTTATAATAGAATTAGGGGTTATAATAAAAGGCAGAGAAGAACTGTCTGAGGTATCAAATGTCATCATATCATAATATTTTGATAATGTATTAAAAACTACAAGATAACCCATAATATTATTCCGTCTTTCGATAGGAACAATGTAAGTAATAACTGTTTCACCTGTAAGGGTATCAATAAATGGTTCAGAAATAACAACCCCTTCAAAAAGAGCATTTTGGTAAAACAACTCACCTATAAAACTAATTCTATCGTCACTATTGTTGTATTTTCCATAATGGTCTCTGCCTATATAACCAATTCTTAAATAATTATCTAGATTAACTGCATTTTCAAAACTTTTTAGCTTGGCTTCTAGCCTGTCAGTTATGTTTAATTCTTTTGCAATGGTGTTAAGTGTTGTTAAGTCATTATTGATTTTTTCATTTATTAAATTAGATGTTTGTCTTGTAAAAATTTCTAAAGCGTTAAGTTCATTTTTTATTAACAATTCTCTTGTTGTAAAAATTACGATACTGCTTAAAGCGCCAATAGAAAAAATTATTAATAATGAATATGCTAATATCATTCTGCCACGTATGCTTTTCATTTTCATTAACTCCTTTTTGTCATATTAAACCAAATTATTACATTATTTGATTTAATGATTATTAAGAAGAAGTTAATTTGATGTAAATTTTCTTTAATATTATTTAAATAATTCATCTTCTAATGCATCTAAATTCATAAGACGTATGGTAGATTTATCAAAATCTATTAAACCATCATCTTTCATTTTTACAAGTTCTCTTGATAAAGAAGGTCGTGGAATACCTAAAAGTTCCGCCCATTCGCTTCGTGTTATTTTTATATTTAGATAAATATTTTTCTGATTTTTGTAAGTGTTAAACAAAAAATGAATAATTTTTTGGCGTATAGACTTAAAGGATAAATTTGTAATTTTTTGGTTTAGCAATAAAATTCTATCTGAGAAGGCTTGAAGTAAATTTTTATAAATTTTCGGGTAGTAATCACACATAGCAATAAATTTGTTTTTCTCAAATAGTAAGACGGTGCAATCAGATGCTGCTATTACAGTGGACGGGTATATGCTATGATTTGAAAAAAGGATAACTTCACCAAAAATATCGCCTTCTTCTAATGTTGTAACAGAAACTGTACGCCCACTGGGGTAAATTTTACTTATGCTTATGGATCCTTTTATAATTAAACCTAGTTGAGTGCAAGGTGTAGATTCAAAAGCAATGATTTCTTCAGCTGAATAGTGTTTTACTTCATATTTTGAAATTTTTAAAGCATCAACCAAAATCGTAGCATCTAAGTCTTCGAATAGAATAAAGTTTTTTAAATTAGTAATAAGTTCTTGCATATTATCGCTCCTTTGGTAACCGCTGTTACAGACTAATCAACTCTATTCTAATATAATATGGTTAACAGGTCAAATAATGTTTTGAAAGGGGAAGATAGAATGTTTGCAAAAGTGATTCAAATAGATGAAGACAAATGTATCGGATGTGGATTATGTGCAAATGCATGTCATCAAAGTGCCATACAGGTAATTGATGGTAAAGCAAAATTAGTTAATGAATCTCATTGTGATGGGTTAGGGATGTGCTTACCACAATGTCCTACAGATGCTTTGCAATTGGTTGATAGAGAAATTGAAGAAAAGGAGCCTAAAAAAATGAAAAAAGAAATGGGTCACGGAGGGGGATGTCCAGGGACAAGATCCTCTGTAATAAATAGAGAAAAAGCAGTAGAAATAAAAGAAGATAAAGTGGAGGAAGTTAAAGAATTGGTTTCCCAATTAAATCAATGGCCAGTTCAAATTCATTTAATAAGTCCAAATGCACCTTACCTTGAAGATGCTGATTTATTGATAGCTGCTGATTGTACCGCTTATGCCTATGCAAATATACACAATGAATTTATAAAAGGTAGAATAACTCTTATAGGTTGTCCGAAATTAGATGACAATGATGCTTATAAAGAAAAGTTTAAAAACATCTTAAAATCAAACAATATTAGAAGTATTACTGTTTTAAGAATGGAAGTACCTTGTTGTGGCGGTATCGTCTCCTCCGTAAAAGGTGCTATGTTAGAAAGCGAAACAATTGTTCAATACAATGAAGTTATAATAGGTGTTGATGGTAGTAAAAGATAAATAATAAGAAAAAATTGGATGTTCATTAGTAATATAAAGTACTAGTGAACATCTTTTTTTGTTGTTATAATATTTACGTACCTTATTTTTTAGAACATGGTTATCGTATATCTATAACGGATTTGAGGTGATGACATTGTATAACCAAGAGTTTCTGGAAAGAATTGAAGAATCTAAAAAAAATGAATTAGAATTAAATAAATTATTAATGGAGTATAAGCCTTTTATTAAAAAAGTCTTGTCAAAAGTGGTTGGAAGATATATTGATGAAAGTGATGATTTATTTTCTGTAGGATTACTTGCATTTAAAGATGCGGTTATGGACTATAAACATGATAAAGGAAAGTTTATTCATTACGCCCAATTGGTAGTTAAGTCTAGAAGTATAGATTATTTACGAAAAGAAAATAGGGTATATGACAAAGAGGTCTATGATCTAGAAGAATCAGACAAAGAAAAAATTCATTCAGATAATGCAATAAAAAGGTTCAATAGTGATCAAACAAATGAATTAAGAAAATTAGAAATACTTGAGTTTACCAATGAACTGATAGCATTTGGTATAGAATTTAATGATTTGGTAAAAGCATCACCCAAACAAAGAAAAACAAGAGATGTTTATTATTTAATGGCAGAATTTATTGCCCAAGATATAGATTTATTAGATGAAGTAAAAAGGAATAAAAGAATTCCAATAAAAGAATTAGAAGATAACTTTAAGATAAATAGAAAAAAAATAGAACGTGGTAGAAAATATATTATAGCATTAGTCATTATTTTAATAGGTGAATTTAATTTAATTAGAGAGTATATAAAGTGAGGTGAATAAAATGAAAGGCATTATAATGGAAATAAGCAACAATAAAGCAATTCTATTAACAGAAGAAGGTAAATTCTTAAAAATAAGAGGGAAAATAAATAATAATTATAAGATCGGTAATGAAGTTGACACGAATTGTTTGAAAACAAATACTGGTACAAAGATGGTAATTCGGTACAGTGCAGTAACCCTTTGCTTAATATTTATATCATTATTTATCATAAGATTTTTGGAGACGCCCTATGGGTATATAAATGTTGAAATCAATCCAAGTATAGAAGTTACATATAACTACTTTGGAAAAATTATAGAGGTAAAGTCTTTAAATGAAGATGGCAATAGAATCTTAGAGAATATAAATCACTTAAAAGGAGAAAAGGTAGAAAAAGGCATTAGTACAATTATTATAGAGGCAAAAAATACAGGATATATCAGAGAAGAAAACTCAAATCAGATTATCTTAACAGTAATTGATAAGAAAAACCGAATAAATGAAGAACGTATTATTGAAAATACGAGACAAGATACTTGGGAGATAAAAGAAATTGATATAGAGTTACTTAAAGGAACAATGGAGGATTACAACAGAGCTCAAAAAGAAGGTAAGTCTACTTCGTATATAATTATGAATGATTTAAGTGAAGAAATGAATGGCAAATCTATAGATGATAAATCCAGTGTAGATGTAAAACAAGATATCATTAAGGAAAAAATAGAAAAAAATACACGAGAAGTAAATAAAAAAGAAGTGGAATCAAGGAATCAAGTTAATGAAGATAATAATTCAAATGCAAGCCAAAATGGAAGATTAAATTCAAATACAAACGGAAATGCAAATGCAAAAAAAGTAGAATCCGAAAATAATATGAGGTACGAAGAGGAAGAAAAAATAATAGGGCCTCATAGAGCAGAAGAGGCTATTATTAATAGGCAGGTGGAGGATAATAAATCAATAGGTAATGCAAAAGCAAAAGAAGCATTGATAAACAATCAAAAAATAGGACAAGAAAAATCCCAAGGGAATAATAGGGCCAATGAGGCAATACAAAATAACAACAAAAACAGGAACAAAAATTAGATGGCATAACGATATACTGAAGTTATTGAACTTATTGGAATCTCAGCAATGATTCCAGGTACTATGGTTTTCGTTGAAGGAACATTAATTGCCTTTCTAAAGTTTATATAGGGGCTTCTTTGAAGATTAGTTTGTTTTATCTCACCTGGTTTAATGACCAAAGTGATATAATCTTTTTGGATATTAATTAATACACCAGAAATGCTTTTTTGGTTGTTTATGGTATGAATGGTAATAGTTTGCTCTAATAAGGTGCTTAATTGTTCAATGAAATATTCTTTCATTGCTATCACAACCAAATTGTTTCTTATTATATATGTATTACATTTTTAAAACTTTATTCTGATTTCAAGTGATTTTATTGAGCCAATAAAGGGAAGAGGTATAACTACCTCTTCCCTTAAAGTCCCTTTAAACTAATTGATCTATATTGCATTTTTAACAAATGATGCTATTTTAGATACTGGGATAACAGTTACAGAACCTAGTCCAACAAAAGGTTCGCCTGCGTAAGGTCTATAAGGAGCTGGTCCTGGTGGGCAACAAGTTGTTCCTAATGAACATGATGGAGGTGTTCCGATTCTTGTAATAAGTTTTACAACACAATCATCTGCATATATCAATACTCCGGTGAATCCACTACCTGAGCATCCTCCGCTTGTTGTATAAATACTTACGGTTTGACCAATGAGACATTTTAAGTCAGAAACCAAATCATATCCGCCATAAGCTACGTCTGCCATATATAACCCTCCTTTTCTTGTCCTTCTATACTATATACTATGTATTTATAGGAAAAGTGTGAATATAAATGTCCAAAAAAAGGGATGTGTTAAGTTTCATCTCCTTAGACTGTAGACAAACTCATAGTAACAAGGATTTATATATATATAAGTGTTATAGCGGATCCGAGGATGGCGCAGCGAAACCCTTGCAACCAAGGATGGTTGCAAAGGTTTATGGAATATATTAAAAGAGTATCGACAAAGTCGATACTCTCAGGAGATGGATCAAAAGCCATCTCCCTTAAATGAATAATTTTAGAATGTGCCAACTGCATTTTTAACGAAGCTTGCAATTCTATCAATTGGAATAATGGTTACAGAACCTAAACCAACAAAAGGTTCGGCGCCATAAGGTCTATAAGGAGCAGGCCCTGGTGGGCAACATGCTGTTCCTAATGAGCAAGAAGGAGGCGTTCCGATTCTTGTGATTAATTTAACCACACAATCATCAACATAAATAAGAACACCTGTAAAGCCACTACCTGAACAACCACCACAAGTAGCATAAATAGAAACAGTTTGACCAATTAAGCAACGTAATTGATCTGCTATAGTTCCTGCAACTGGAGCTCCTCCAAAAGCAAATCCGTCAGCCATTAAATATACCTCCTTTTTTCTTGTCCTAATATTATAGTATGAAGAAGTGTACAAGTGTGTGCTACTCAAAATAATAATTTTTTTATAAAACCCAACCCCTCATCTACTGATACAAGAGACTGGGTTTTGGATGATCATTATCCTATTGCATTTTGAACGAAGGCAGCAATTCTATCTACTGGAATAATTGTTACAGAACCTAAACCTACAAATGGTTCACATCCATATCCCCTATAAGGAGCTGGACCAGGAGGACAGCAAGCTGTTCCTAATGAACAAGATGGAGGGGTACCAATTCTAGTTATAAGCTTAACAACACAATCATCAACATAAACTAAAACGCCTGTAAACCCACTACCTGAACATCCACCGCTTGTTGTATAAATGGAAACAGTTTGACCTATTAAGCATCTTAAACCAGCAACTATATCTCCGCTATAAAGTTTTGACATATGAAAACCTCCTTTCATTAGGTGAAAAATGTTATTAAAACATTTATATTTTATAGTACATGTTATGTGAAAGGACTTAAGTTTGTACCATATAAAACAAAATATTTTATGAATCTTTTTCATTTGTTGAAAAGTTGTTAATTACCCCAATAAAATGATATAATAAATTTACAACAATCATAAGGAAGTGAAACTATGCTAGAGATCATACGGGGATGGTTAGAAACCACTAGGATAAAAGGAAACTATCAAACACTACTAAGTTATTTAATTGCAACAATTGCAATATTTTTTATTGCTTATATTGTTGATTTGATTTGTAGAAAAATTGTATTAAAAATAATACATAAGATGGTTATCAAAACAGCTAATAAATGGGATGAAATTATTTATGATAAAAAAGTATTTCATAGATTATCCCATATTCCAGCTCTTATAGTTATTCATATTTTTTCAAGTTTATTAGATGAATATCAGTATATCTTGCAAAAAGTATCTACTGCTTTAATAATAATTTTATCATTAAGGGCTATTTTACGATTGCTAGACGCAGTTGTTCAAATATACAATTCATTTGAATTCTCAAAAGATAGACCTATTAAGGGAATCATAGGTGTTGTAAAAATCTTTTTTTATAGTTTAGCAGGTATTTTGTTGTTTGGTAATTTTACTACAGAAGCAAATCTTCTTGCAATGCTTAGTGCATTAGGGGGGATGACTGCTATATTTATATTGATCTTTAGCGATACCATATTGGGATTGGTTGCTAGTATTCAATTAACGGCAAGTGAATCTTTAAAAATTGGTGATTGGATTGAAATGCCAAGTCAAAATGCAAATGGAGAAGTAATTGACATTAGTCTAAATAAAATTAAAGTTCAAAATTGGGATAGAACAATTTCTAATATACCTGCTCAAACTTTTTTAAAGGAGGCCTTTATAAATTGGGAAGGAATGACAAAATCAGGTGGCAGAAGGATTATGAGATCAATTTTTATTGATACAACGACAATAAAGATTCTTGATGAAGATTTAATAAAAAGATTAGAAAAGATAGAGTATATTAAGGGATATTTAGAGAAGAAAAATAGAGAGGTACAAGAATACAATAAAGTAAATAATATTTCTTGTGAAAGTATTGTTAATGGAAGAAAATTAACAAATATAGGTACTTTTAGAGCCTATATAAAAGAGTATTTAAAAAAGCATCCCAAAATTAGTCAAAATTTCATATTGATGGTTAGGCAACTGGCACCAACAGATAAAGGATTGCCCCTAGAAATATTTGCTTTTACAAATGATACTGCTTGGGAGAATTATGAAGAAATTCAATCGGATATATTTGATCATCTGTTGGCAGTAGTGGCTGAATTTGACT
Proteins encoded:
- a CDS encoding rhomboid family intramembrane serine protease, coding for MKLLNKLERKFGKYAIHNLMFYIVILNIIGFILIYLDPRNIVKLYLIPEMFFAGEYWRVFTFLMIPPTDSIIFFAFVLYFYYLIGNTLESNWGTFKFNAYYFIGVLGTITAALVFKYPMTTVYLNLSLFLAFAKLFPDFTINLYFILPIKIKYLAWIQWGFFIYTLIMGNNIERIAITVALVNYFLFFGKEYFSKQKAYSRKQSFQKKAQPSKHTIHKCTTCGKTEKDDPNLEFRYCSKCNGHYEYCSEHLFSHNHKN
- a CDS encoding DUF2642 domain-containing protein; this encodes MKEYFIEQLSTLLEQTITIHTINNQKSISGVLINIQKDYITLVIKPGEIKQTNLQRSPYINFRKAINVPSTKTIVPGIIAEIPISSITSVYRYAI
- a CDS encoding Crp/Fnr family transcriptional regulator: MQELITNLKNFILFEDLDATILVDALKISKYEVKHYSAEEIIAFESTPCTQLGLIIKGSISISKIYPSGRTVSVTTLEEGDIFGEVILFSNHSIYPSTVIAASDCTVLLFEKNKFIAMCDYYPKIYKNLLQAFSDRILLLNQKITNLSFKSIRQKIIHFLFNTYKNQKNIYLNIKITRSEWAELLGIPRPSLSRELVKMKDDGLIDFDKSTIRLMNLDALEDELFK
- a CDS encoding methyl-accepting chemotaxis protein — protein: MKSIRGRMILAYSLLIIFSIGALSSIVIFTTRELLIKNELNALEIFTRQTSNLINEKINNDLTTLNTIAKELNITDRLEAKLKSFENAVNLDNYLRIGYIGRDHYGKYNNSDDRISFIGELFYQNALFEGVVISEPFIDTLTGETVITYIVPIERRNNIMGYLVVFNTLSKYYDMMTFDTSDSSSLPFIITPNSIITEGNTILDQSFYNELLSISSTEPIVKNNDNNSYYINFNPLNYNNWYFGMIFDSKDVLYSLKHLIFLLVIVSTLVLIISIVFTLIISNYLTRPIRLIATKVAPVSKGNINLTLDSHLTNRRDELGLLSNIFNEITKNISLIIGKVKETTQEVSDDTHQLKSSTENYITALTDINHSINQISHSSIEQAELIILGKDKTNLLGNNIDSQHDYLDELNDSFTSINSEIQDGLSTMSLLYKNTESTNALFDKISKLVYATDKSANRINEASILINNISEETNLLALNAAIEAARAGEHGKGFAVVADEIRKLAEQSSKSANDINKVITELQLNSKEVVKSIQASTKVIQHQIDSVSESEKKYQHIASVIKEAESIVKTINSIGMEMDSMKNEISCIMTNLSSIAEENASCAQEVAATTEDQTCIIDSMIKANQNLVNLTMYLKTLTDQFNLDAETTKDICFLSYN
- the sigI gene encoding RNA polymerase sigma-I factor, coding for MYNQEFLERIEESKKNELELNKLLMEYKPFIKKVLSKVVGRYIDESDDLFSVGLLAFKDAVMDYKHDKGKFIHYAQLVVKSRSIDYLRKENRVYDKEVYDLEESDKEKIHSDNAIKRFNSDQTNELRKLEILEFTNELIAFGIEFNDLVKASPKQRKTRDVYYLMAEFIAQDIDLLDEVKRNKRIPIKELEDNFKINRKKIERGRKYIIALVIILIGEFNLIREYIK
- a CDS encoding mechanosensitive ion channel family protein, whose translation is MLEIIRGWLETTRIKGNYQTLLSYLIATIAIFFIAYIVDLICRKIVLKIIHKMVIKTANKWDEIIYDKKVFHRLSHIPALIVIHIFSSLLDEYQYILQKVSTALIIILSLRAILRLLDAVVQIYNSFEFSKDRPIKGIIGVVKIFFYSLAGILLFGNFTTEANLLAMLSALGGMTAIFILIFSDTILGLVASIQLTASESLKIGDWIEMPSQNANGEVIDISLNKIKVQNWDRTISNIPAQTFLKEAFINWEGMTKSGGRRIMRSIFIDTTTIKILDEDLIKRLEKIEYIKGYLEKKNREVQEYNKVNNISCESIVNGRKLTNIGTFRAYIKEYLKKHPKISQNFILMVRQLAPTDKGLPLEIFAFTNDTAWENYEEIQSDIFDHLLAVVAEFDLGIFQTPSGRDLKKLVNENNEALK
- a CDS encoding ATP-binding protein, translating into MFAKVIQIDEDKCIGCGLCANACHQSAIQVIDGKAKLVNESHCDGLGMCLPQCPTDALQLVDREIEEKEPKKMKKEMGHGGGCPGTRSSVINREKAVEIKEDKVEEVKELVSQLNQWPVQIHLISPNAPYLEDADLLIAADCTAYAYANIHNEFIKGRITLIGCPKLDDNDAYKEKFKNILKSNNIRSITVLRMEVPCCGGIVSSVKGAMLESETIVQYNEVIIGVDGSKR
- the pyk gene encoding pyruvate kinase, whose protein sequence is MKKTKIICTIGPASEKEEVLVKLMENGMDIARLNFSHGDYEEHLNRINIIKKLRKETGIPTAILLDTKGPEIRTGEFEGGEAVLKAGEEFVITTKEVVGNDKLAYVTYENITKDVKPGNTILIDDGIIVLTVKEVKETEVICVIKSGGEVANRRGVNIPNVNISLPPITEKDKNDIIFGIKNDIDFIAASFVRTAGAVREIKQILKDHNAEHIQIIAKIENQEGLDNLDAIIEEADAIMVARGDLGVEIPTEQIPRVQKMMIEKCNEACKPVITATHMLDSMIRNSIPTRAEVTDVANAIYDGTDAIMLSGETAKGNYPLETLQTMVRIAEATEETLDYSLMLKIRKMARTENIANAVSFSSCATALNLDAKAIVSATFSGFTARMVSKFRPKAPIIGVSPLETVQRKMQLYWGVVPVVVNEVDSIDKIIDLAVEEIKVRKYVNQDDLVVITAGVPAATPGVTNMMRVEKVK
- a CDS encoding anti-sigma factor domain-containing protein; translation: MKGIIMEISNNKAILLTEEGKFLKIRGKINNNYKIGNEVDTNCLKTNTGTKMVIRYSAVTLCLIFISLFIIRFLETPYGYINVEINPSIEVTYNYFGKIIEVKSLNEDGNRILENINHLKGEKVEKGISTIIIEAKNTGYIREENSNQIILTVIDKKNRINEERIIENTRQDTWEIKEIDIELLKGTMEDYNRAQKEGKSTSYIIMNDLSEEMNGKSIDDKSSVDVKQDIIKEKIEKNTREVNKKEVESRNQVNEDNNSNASQNGRLNSNTNGNANAKKVESENNMRYEEEEKIIGPHRAEEAIINRQVEDNKSIGNAKAKEALINNQKIGQEKSQGNNRANEAIQNNNKNRNKN